AATGGTTGGCACACACAATGTGATATCGATCTCATCCGATGGCAAGCTTTGCTCTTGGAGTTTGGATATGTTGTCGATGCCGCAAGATACACTGGAATTGCAGCAACGGCAATCGAAGCCAATTGCTATCACTTGCATGTTCTTTTCATCGAATGAGATTAACAATCTAGCAATGGCAATGTTTATTCTGGTAAGAGTTTGTTGTGATTTACCATTTGCTTAAaacaaattgttgtttctaAAAGCTTATCGACATGGAATACGTTCGGGTGTGTCTGAAGTCTATGAGAAGCATTTTGCGTCCAGTGACGGGAATATCAACTCATCTAAATCAATCTACACCAGATTTTGGTGATTTGTTCCTTACATCGTCCATTGATTGGACAATTAAGTTATGGAATCTTAAGGTGAATTAtgttcagtaagctcaaaaatcatattggttaAAATGCAAAGCGCtcctttttattgttttcacaaGGTGAATGAGTGCCAAAGTggatttttgttacttttttgtaTACCAACTATCTAAATACGTAATATTAAACATCCAAAACTTGTTGATTCTTTCCAGAACCAAGCCACTCGTTCTTTAAGCCTACTTCATCCCACAACAGCTCCCTGGCCctgtataaacaaaaacattttccagTCATCAAGACGTTTATTTAAGATAAGATGGAGGTTTATGTCTATTAATCCATCTActtctgctttgctgcattatGTTTAATTGGATAAAAAAGCTACTATTGAAATCGACAATCTGGAGAATCGAAGTCAAATCAATTCAGGTATCTAAGTCGCGAACTTTTTGTATTTTCGAAtggtttaaaatgtttttttttattatttaaactttcaGGAATGCTGTGATTAATAACCAGGCTAATCATAATTTGCATAATGAAGAACTCTTGTCTA
This DNA window, taken from Episyrphus balteatus chromosome 2, idEpiBalt1.1, whole genome shotgun sequence, encodes the following:
- the LOC129910615 gene encoding cytoplasmic dynein 1 intermediate chain-like isoform X1 — encoded protein: MNVQRTPQDTNPVYCLQMVGTHNVISISSDGKLCSWSLDMLSMPQDTLELQQRQSKPIAITCMFFSSNEINNLAMAMFILLIDMEYVRVCLKSMRSILRPVTGISTHLNQSTPDFGDLFLTSSIDWTIKLWNLKNQATRSLSLLHPTTAPWPCINKNIFQSSRRLFKIRWRFMSINPSTSALLHYV
- the LOC129910615 gene encoding cytoplasmic dynein 1 intermediate chain-like isoform X2; translation: MNVQRTPQDTNPVYCLQMVGTHNVISISSDGKLCSWSLDMLSMPQDTLELQQRQSKPIAITCMFFSSNEINNLAMAMFILLIDMEYVRVCLKSMRSILRPVTGISTHLNQSTPDFGDLFLTSSIDWTIKLWNLKVNYVQTKPLVL